A window of the Henckelia pumila isolate YLH828 chromosome 3, ASM3356847v2, whole genome shotgun sequence genome harbors these coding sequences:
- the LOC140892541 gene encoding RING-H2 finger protein ATL74-like, protein MRYLTRQLLDSEMTVPLIKANKTSGVSYHGDVGFDSNMVIILAALLCALICALGLSAIVRCARRCTRSSSSVYGATDHPAFPLDQSADGVKKEELGWIPVVVYGAGNRIPATECPICLGEFAQGEDVRILPKCNHGFHVKCIDTWLVLHSSCPTCRHPLVGCFPPETTVSVGIS, encoded by the coding sequence ATGAGATATCTTACTCGCCAGCTTCTCGATTCGGAGATGACAGTCCCGCTCATCAAAGCTAACAAAACAAGCGGCGTATCATACCATGGAGACGTGGGTTTCGACAGCAACATGGTCATCATTCTTGCAGCGCTGCTTTGCGCGTTGATATGCGCACTCGGCCTAAGCGCCATCGTGCGCTGCGCCCGACGATGCACGCGATCATCATCGTCGGTGTACGGGGCCACTGACCATCCGGCTTTCCCTTTAGATCAGTCGGCGGACGGCGTCAAGAAAGAGGAGTTGGGGTGGATTCCGGTGGTGGTCTACGGTGCCGGCAATCGTATACCGGCCACGGAATGCCCCATCTGCCTCGGAGAATTCGCACAAGGAGAGGATGTGAGGATTTTGCCCAAATGCAATCATGGTTTTCATGTCAAGTGCATAGACACATGGTTGGTCTTGCACTCCTCTTGTCCGACTTGTCGGCACCCCTTGGTCGGATGTTTTCCGCCGGAGACCACCGTGAGCGTTGGTATCAGTTAG